The following proteins are encoded in a genomic region of Arachis ipaensis cultivar K30076 chromosome B02, Araip1.1, whole genome shotgun sequence:
- the LOC107627784 gene encoding uncharacterized protein LOC107627784: MIVQVMMMSLEKKCETKRRESGLKHAPAEGLAKSKRKFLNDDDALVVDDEECEVDLSFLEVPVTGDENLDNALDPGAESDGANSWHLEEMKTPLPSEDEFSEEEPNDVFPVFRDGIRFGDLKFEVGMKFNTKSEFKEAVREFTIQEGRHIQFIKNDAVRCRAVCKVEECKWVVYASRDHEETCWQIKTFNDDHTCAREATNRTANRNWLTSKLVKKVRKYPHFRQCEAAVYFKSKCDLVLNKNSISRALADARVVVYRDEKAQYAMVRDYRKTLLKCNPGSTVRIGTIPQPDGEVIFQRMYVCLSGCKNGFKAGCRRLIGLDGAFLKTQTGGQILSIVGQDANHHIYVIAWAIVDIENTENWRWFLELLHEDLGDYKENKWCFMSNMQKGLLSAVQEWKDLELKGLLWECARSTTYQDFSDNMKKIKKINEEAWNYLNKWLMDSWTKSAFSHAPKLDNICNNTCEVFNARIKEARAKPIITLLEEVRMFVMRTITKNKVKLAKHVGKLPPMVQSRLDKIRKEPKS; the protein is encoded by the exons ATGATAGTTCAAGTGATGATGATGTCGTTGGAAAAAAAATGTGAGACCAAGAGAAGAGAGTCTGGGTTGAAGCATGCACCTGCTGAAGGACTAGCAAAGTCTAAGAGAAAGTTTCTTAACGATGATGATGCATTGGTGGTGGATGATGAGGAGTGTGAGGTGGACTTAAGTTTCTTAGAAGTCCCTGTCACAGGAGATGAAAACCTGGACAATGCTTTGGATCCTGGAGCAGAGTCTGATGGGGCCAACTCTTGGCACTTGGAGGAAATGAAGACTCCTCTTCCTTCGGAAGATGAATTTTCTGAAGAAGAGCCAAATGATGTATTCCCAGTATTTAGAGATGGTATTCGGTTCGGTGATTTAAAATTTGAGGTGGGGATGAAGTTTAATACAAAGTCCGAGTTTAAAGAGGCAGTGAGAGAGTTTACAATTCAAGAAGGTAGGCATATTCAATTTATTAAGAACGATGCTGTGAGATGCAGGGCTGTCTGTAAGGTTGAGGAGTGCAAGTGGGTGGTATATGCCTCACGGGATCATGAGGAGACATGTTGGCAGATAAAAACTTTCAATGACGACCACACATGTGCTAGAGAAGCCACCAACCGAACTGCAAATAGGAACTGGTTGACTAGCAAGTTAGTGAAGAAGGTTAGGAAATATCCTCACTTCAGACAATGTGAGGCAGCTGTCTACTTCAAGTCTAAGTGTGATCTGGTGTTAAATAAGAATTCAATTTCTAGAGCCTTGGCAGACGCTAGAGTTGTGGTGTATAGAGATGAGAAGGCCCAGTATGCAATGGTCAGGGACTACAGAAAAACACTCTTGAAGTGTAATCCGGGTTCAACAGTTAGAATTGGAACCATCCCACAACCAGATGGAGAGGTGATCTTTCAGAGGATGTATGTATGTCTTAGTGGATGCAAGAATGGTTTTAAGGCAGGGTGTAGGCGACTGATTGGTTTAGATGGGGCATTCCTTAAAACACAAACTGGAGGCCAGATTTTATCCATAGTGGGTCAGGACGCAAATCATCACATCTATGTTATAGCATGGGCAATTGTAGATATCGAGAACACGGAGAATTGGAGGTGGTTTCTAGAGCTACTCCATGAGGACCTCGGAGACTATAAAGAAAACAAATGGTGCTTCATGAGTAACATGCAAAAG GGCCTGCTTTCTGCAGTCCAGGAG TGGAAGGATTTAGAGTTAAAGGGGTTACTTTGGGAATGCGCACGATCAACCACTTATCAAGATTTCTCTGACAATATGAAGAAGATTAAGAAAATTAATGAAGAGGCTTGGAATTACCTGAACAAGTGGCTTATGGACTCGTGGACAAAGTCAGCATTTAGTCATGCTCCTAAACTTGATAATATCTGTAATAACACATGCGAGGTCTTTAATGCAAGAATTAAGGAAGCAAGGGCCAAGCCAATCATCACGCTACTTGAGGAGGTCAGAATGTTTGTCATGAGAACAATCACTAAAAACAAAGTTAAGTTAGCCAAACATGTGGGAAAGCTACCACCAATGGTTCAAAGTAGGTTGGACAAGATCAGGAAGGAGCCTAAAAGTTAG
- the LOC107627785 gene encoding uncharacterized protein LOC107627785: MGEKNDGLVDVYFEHAVSTPKILEGNEIVVYVEGDHDDLREVSDEPDNEPLQDKIPNQTNIPTVPTDETPFTNNNEPTHNTSPPKSTEPTDPGANNRTPKNIIPLPHPTLILAKLLLQSMLARLIQLSQKLNPIQMPTQIRNPILHHPPRPMPTRRIPPSPSPSPTGILCPSPN, from the coding sequence ATGGGTGAAAAGAATGATGGGCTGGTTGATGTTTACTTTGAGCATGCAGTTTCAACACCAAAAATTCTTGAGGGAAATGAGATTGTGGTGTATGTTGAGGGTGACCATGATGATTTGAGAGAGGTTAGTGATGAACCTGACAATGAACCCCTACAAGACAAGATCCCAAACCAAACTAATATACCCACTGTCCCTACTGATGAGACTCCATTCACCAACAACAATGAACCAACGCATAATACCTCACCACCCAAAAGCACAGAACCAACAGATCCTGGTGCTAATAACCGAACACCCAAAAATATAATTCCACTACCACATCCAACTCTAATCCTAGCCAAGCTACTACTGCAAAGCATGTTAGCAAGACTCATCCAGTTATCCCAAAAGCTAAACCCAATTCAAATGCCAACCCAAATCCGAAATCCAATACTACATCATCCTCCAAGGCCAATGCCAACCCGAAGAATTCCTCCAAGCCCAAGCCCAAGCCCAACCGGAATTCTGTGTCCAAGCCCAAACTAA